A single window of Myxocyprinus asiaticus isolate MX2 ecotype Aquarium Trade chromosome 34, UBuf_Myxa_2, whole genome shotgun sequence DNA harbors:
- the LOC127425441 gene encoding acyl-protein thioesterase 2-like yields MCGNNMSVPLLAEAVTLSGTEKETAVVIFLHGLGDTGHGWADTMTSIRLPYIKYICPHAPRIPVTLNMKMTMPSWFDLMGLSPESPEDEAGIKRAAENIKAIIDHEVKNGIPSNRIILGGFSQGGALSLYTALTCQQKLAGVVGLSCWLPLHKTFPQAASGSGNKDTPILQCHGEMDPMIPVQFGAMTAEKLKTIVSPVNITFCTYPSLMHSSCPQEMSAVKDFIEKQLPRI; encoded by the exons ATGTGTGGCAACAACATGTCTGTACCTCTGCTCGCCGAAGCTGTGACTTTGTCTGGGACAGAGAAGGAGACAGCTGTG GTGATCTTCCTTCATGGCTTGGGTGACACAGG ACACGGTTGGGCCGATACAATGACGTCTATTCGGCTGCCGTACATCAAATACATCTGCCCACACGC ACCCAGAATCCCTGTAACACTCAACATGAAGATGACCATGCCCTCATG GTTTGACCTTATGGGTTTAAGCCCGGAATCACCAGAGGATGAAGCCGGGATTAAGAGAGCAGCAGAAAACA TAAAGGCCATCATTGATCATGAAGTAAAGAACGGGATACCATCAAATCGTATTATTCTTGGTGGTTTCTCTCAG GGTGGAGCACTTTCTCTCTACACTGCTCTGACCTGTCAACAGAAATTAGCGGGTGTTGTTGGGCTTAGCTGTTGGCTTCCACTTCACAAGACCTTCCCACAG GCTGCAAGTGGGAGTGGAAATAAGGACACTCCCATCCTGCAGTGTCACGGAGAAATGGATCCCATGATCCCGGTGCAGTTTGGGGCTATGACAGCAGAGAAGCTCAAGACCATTGTTTCTCCCGTGAACATCACCTTCTGCACCTATCCAAGTCTCATGCATAGCTCCTGTCCTCAG GAGATGTCTGCTGTGAAGGATTTCATTGAAAAGCAGTTACCCCGAATCTGA
- the LOC127425447 gene encoding PITH domain-containing protein 1-like, which yields MSGHGHGGGHSHGCCECDHEPAERGVEYELYRRIDIEKLQCLNESRDGDGKLVFKPWDQRTDRAKFVESDADEELLFNIPFTGSVKLKGIIIAGEDDESHPAEMRLYKNIPQMSFDDTSREPEQAFRLNRDPLAELEYPTKIARFSNVQHLSIHISRNFGAESTRVYYIGLRGEYKEAHRHEITICNYEAAANPADHKVESITPQTQFIS from the exons ATGTCTGGACACGGCCACGGCGGTGGACACAGTCACGGTTGCTGTGAATGCGATCACGAGCCAGCTGAGCGAGGAGTGGAATATGAGCTGTACAGACGCATTGATATAGAGAAGCTTCAGTGCTTGAATGAGAGCCGAGACGGAGACGGGAAACTGGTGTTCAAGCCTTGGGATCAACGCACTGACAGGGCGAAG tttgttgAAAGTGATGCTGACGAGGAACTTCTGTTCAATATACC GTTTACAGGCAGTGTGAAGCTGAAGGGAATCATTATTGCTGGGGAAGATGATGAGTCACACCCTGCTGAAATGAGACT GTACAAGAACATACCCCAGATGTCTTTTGATGACACAAGCAGAGAGCCAGAACAAGCGTTTCGCCTAAACAGGGATCCACTGGCTGAACTTGAGTATCCAACCAA GATTGCCAGATTCTCCAATGTGCAGCACTTATCTATTCACATATCTCGGAACTTTGGGGCAGAATCCACTCGTGTGTATTACATTGGGCTACGGGGAGAGTACAAAGAG GCTCACAGGCATGAGATTACAATTTGTAACTATGAGGCTGCAGCCAACCCAGCAGATCACAAAGTGGAGAGCATTACTCCGCAGACACAGTTCATATCATGA